Proteins encoded within one genomic window of Halomarina litorea:
- a CDS encoding integrase produces MDIEDCEAFYQEEIAQEMRADGLDPDHETPTYAWLSDHYRGFIAHLSRNFDLSPGDFYAEIGVPPNNEEDDDSPFAFVDDQETRQALESYLRELRDRQGRAESTVATRRSVLRRYVETYQQVNDTDDLLSPLRSERGSSEEKARVADTFDVLRRLDETLNTHASRRKYVQEVRQFYQHRVDFGKADYDPTTRLERRFGWDSAPDWDNPALDADQIQALYRTAETSADRLLVVGVCGWGLRPIEVCALHSRQLTLTPDEDDPEGPDPYIGFEEDERKNGPGTVALLVGVEELESRIDDLHDEFDDDWNGYLLPSSSSKSGHISTETARRHFRDLAEEAGVAVDGTAPTPKMGRRYWYTAYGAAVKRVAERFEGIAEEQGSKSAEVVLDNYLSKPERRRHRRDEMRDDLVGLFDS; encoded by the coding sequence ATGGATATCGAGGACTGCGAGGCCTTCTACCAGGAGGAAATCGCCCAGGAGATGCGGGCTGACGGGCTCGACCCCGACCACGAGACGCCGACGTACGCGTGGTTGAGTGACCACTATCGAGGCTTCATCGCGCATCTCTCCCGGAACTTCGACCTCTCACCCGGAGACTTCTACGCCGAGATCGGGGTTCCGCCAAACAACGAGGAAGACGACGACAGCCCGTTCGCGTTCGTCGACGATCAGGAGACCCGTCAGGCGCTCGAGTCCTACCTGCGTGAGCTCCGGGACCGGCAGGGACGCGCTGAATCGACGGTCGCGACCCGACGTTCGGTCCTTCGCCGCTACGTCGAGACCTACCAGCAGGTGAACGACACCGACGACCTGCTCTCACCACTCCGGTCTGAACGGGGGAGTTCCGAGGAGAAGGCCCGTGTCGCGGACACCTTCGACGTCCTCCGACGGCTCGACGAGACGCTGAACACGCACGCGTCGCGTCGCAAGTACGTTCAGGAGGTTCGGCAGTTCTACCAGCACCGTGTCGACTTCGGGAAAGCCGACTACGACCCGACGACGCGGCTCGAACGCAGATTCGGGTGGGATTCGGCACCCGACTGGGACAATCCCGCCCTCGACGCCGACCAGATCCAGGCTCTCTACCGGACGGCCGAGACGTCGGCTGACCGCCTTCTTGTCGTTGGTGTCTGTGGATGGGGACTGCGGCCGATCGAAGTCTGTGCGCTCCATTCACGCCAGCTCACGCTCACTCCTGACGAGGACGACCCCGAGGGTCCAGACCCGTACATCGGCTTCGAGGAGGATGAGCGCAAGAACGGGCCGGGGACAGTCGCGTTACTGGTTGGCGTCGAAGAACTCGAGTCACGGATCGACGATCTCCACGACGAGTTCGATGACGACTGGAATGGCTACCTTCTGCCGTCATCCTCGTCGAAATCCGGTCATATATCGACGGAAACCGCCCGGCGGCACTTCCGCGACCTCGCTGAGGAAGCTGGGGTTGCCGTCGACGGGACGGCGCCGACGCCGAAGATGGGACGTCGATACTGGTACACTGCGTACGGGGCAGCGGTCAAACGAGTGGCTGAGCGATTCGAGGGTATCGCAGAAGAACAGGGCTCGAAATCAGCCGAGGTCGTCCTCGATAACTACCTCTCGAAGCCCGAGCGACGTCGCCATCGCCGGGATGAAATGCGTGATGACCTGGTCGGGCTCTTCGATTCGTGA
- a CDS encoding universal stress protein encodes MYDRLLLPTVGCDSRDTTDSTSGDAVGDRFRNAMRHVGALAAEFDATIHVLHVVSRNTLPPGVGDARIDDVPQPVRQTGKRIIRRVTHRLETSSGRTVEALRVGFPADVIVDYAIEENIDMIVMRGPERSRLHRLLSGSVSTRVARTAPVPVVTAGDPVAGSLLS; translated from the coding sequence ATGTACGACCGGCTTCTTCTCCCAACGGTCGGCTGTGATAGCAGGGACACAACTGATTCCACATCGGGAGACGCGGTCGGGGACCGATTTCGGAACGCGATGCGCCATGTCGGCGCACTCGCGGCGGAGTTCGACGCGACAATCCATGTCCTGCACGTCGTAAGCCGGAACACCCTCCCGCCGGGCGTTGGGGACGCGCGAATAGACGATGTCCCACAGCCGGTCAGACAAACCGGCAAGCGGATCATTCGTCGGGTTACCCACCGGCTAGAGACGTCGTCGGGTCGGACCGTCGAAGCACTCCGAGTCGGGTTTCCCGCGGATGTAATCGTCGACTACGCTATCGAGGAGAACATCGACATGATCGTGATGAGGGGCCCGGAGCGATCACGCCTTCACCGGTTGCTGTCGGGGAGTGTCTCGACTCGGGTCGCTAGAACTGCCCCAGTACCCGTAGTCACAGCCGGGGACCCGGTCGCTGGGTCGCTTCTCTCGTGA
- a CDS encoding Lrp/AsnC family transcriptional regulator, whose translation MVEFDDLDRQILDLLLEDARRSFREIADEIGRSAPTVSNRVDRLRELGVIRRFTLDIDRSMLTTGEQSLVVARVQPSAAEPLADALADDEAVEHVLRGVGGTVVAKATVDTSTLDGLLGDLSEAYPDADWSVEPLVGTRWDPHLGVTGGFGLVCTVCGNTITEDGVDVEVESGNRHVVCCSTCAADITEQYERLADAE comes from the coding sequence ATGGTCGAGTTCGACGACCTCGACCGGCAGATCCTCGACCTCCTCCTGGAGGACGCCCGCCGGTCGTTCCGGGAGATCGCCGACGAGATCGGTCGGTCCGCACCGACGGTGTCGAACCGGGTCGACCGACTCCGGGAACTCGGCGTCATCAGGCGGTTCACGCTCGATATCGACCGATCGATGCTGACGACGGGCGAGCAGTCGCTCGTCGTCGCTCGCGTGCAGCCGAGCGCCGCCGAGCCGCTCGCCGACGCGTTGGCCGACGACGAGGCGGTCGAACACGTGCTTCGTGGCGTCGGCGGGACGGTCGTCGCGAAGGCGACGGTCGACACGTCGACCCTCGACGGGCTGCTCGGCGACCTCTCTGAAGCGTACCCGGACGCCGACTGGTCGGTCGAACCGCTCGTCGGGACGCGGTGGGACCCGCACCTCGGCGTGACCGGCGGGTTCGGACTCGTCTGTACGGTCTGTGGCAACACCATCACCGAGGACGGCGTCGACGTCGAGGTCGAGAGCGGGAACCGACACGTCGTCTGTTGCTCGACGTGCGCCGCCGACATCACCGAGCAGTACGAGCGACTCGCCGACGCCGAATAG
- a CDS encoding ZIP family metal transporter, which yields MSIEELFVDLVGTNPVMQGLAGGVVIAFLNLLGASVVLVWRNPTERWLDAALGFAAGVMLSASFTSLLLPGIEFASESGYRAITLGGFALAGIVPVLIGFGFGVAVLDRGERWVHYVGPIISDRLVTRTEARSDGGEGDSTHSHAGGHAEMIGPVATDSDSGNARVLSVLLFTVAITLHNMPEGLAVGVGFGSGNIGNGIALMLAIGIQNIPEGLAVSVAAINAGFDRSWYAAVAGIRAGVVEIPLALLGAWAVTVAAPLLPYAMGFAAGGMLYVIAAEIIPETHTRGHERIATLGLVFGAALMLTLDVVLA from the coding sequence ATGAGTATCGAGGAATTGTTCGTCGACCTCGTTGGGACGAACCCGGTCATGCAGGGCCTAGCCGGTGGTGTCGTCATCGCGTTTCTGAATCTGCTCGGGGCGTCGGTCGTACTGGTGTGGCGAAACCCGACCGAGCGATGGCTCGATGCCGCACTCGGGTTCGCCGCTGGGGTCATGCTGTCGGCGAGTTTCACGAGCCTTCTCCTTCCCGGTATCGAGTTCGCCTCGGAGTCCGGCTACCGCGCCATCACCCTTGGCGGATTCGCACTGGCAGGAATCGTGCCGGTTCTCATCGGGTTCGGGTTCGGGGTCGCCGTCCTCGACCGGGGCGAGCGGTGGGTCCACTACGTTGGCCCGATTATCAGTGATCGACTCGTCACACGGACCGAAGCGCGCTCGGATGGGGGAGAGGGTGATTCGACACACAGTCACGCAGGCGGGCACGCCGAGATGATCGGACCCGTTGCGACGGACTCCGATTCGGGAAACGCCCGCGTCCTTTCGGTCCTCCTGTTCACCGTCGCCATCACGCTCCACAATATGCCCGAAGGGCTTGCAGTCGGCGTCGGGTTCGGGAGTGGGAACATCGGGAACGGTATCGCGCTCATGCTCGCAATTGGCATCCAGAACATCCCTGAGGGGCTTGCGGTGTCCGTCGCGGCCATCAATGCTGGGTTCGACCGGTCATGGTACGCTGCAGTCGCCGGCATCCGTGCGGGAGTCGTCGAGATTCCGCTTGCCCTATTAGGGGCTTGGGCAGTGACTGTGGCCGCGCCCCTCTTACCGTACGCGATGGGGTTCGCTGCTGGTGGAATGCTGTACGTCATCGCCGCTGAGATCATCCCCGAGACGCACACCCGGGGCCATGAACGAATCGCGACGCTCGGCCTCGTGTTCGGGGCCGCACTGATGCTCACACTCGATGTCGTACTCGCGTAA
- a CDS encoding four-helix bundle copper-binding protein, whose amino-acid sequence MTLQELDHLSEEQRDCIDNCTEAVQACEWCADECAGEGEGMAECIRLCRDVADIASLHARLMARDSNYSTQLAEACAGACEECAEECERHEADHCQTCAEVLRECAESCRSMMS is encoded by the coding sequence ATGACGCTCCAAGAACTCGACCACCTGAGCGAGGAACAGCGCGACTGTATCGACAACTGTACCGAGGCCGTCCAGGCCTGCGAGTGGTGTGCCGACGAGTGTGCCGGCGAGGGCGAAGGCATGGCCGAATGCATCCGACTGTGCCGTGACGTCGCGGACATCGCGTCGCTGCATGCGCGGCTCATGGCGCGTGACTCCAACTACAGCACGCAGCTCGCTGAGGCCTGTGCCGGCGCCTGCGAGGAGTGCGCCGAGGAGTGCGAACGGCACGAGGCCGACCACTGCCAGACGTGCGCGGAGGTCCTCCGCGAGTGCGCGGAGTCCTGTCGCAGCATGATGAGCTAA
- a CDS encoding methyltransferase domain-containing protein, with product MFVNAFLFGREAPFRNRTVAALALESGDRVVDIGCGMGQNFEYLADAVGPTGTVVGVDTSREMVRRSLERGGTLDTSVSVLRADATRLPIEDGQFDAVCATLSLSAIADAVDVVRDVYRVLRPGGRLVVLDTRSFRTAPGRWLNPFIEGVSAAITNWYPDADIADAIEQTFDDIAVRTYHGGTVYIAVGRKSGP from the coding sequence GTGTTCGTCAACGCGTTCCTGTTCGGGCGCGAGGCGCCGTTTCGAAACCGGACAGTGGCGGCTCTCGCTCTCGAATCGGGCGATCGGGTGGTCGATATCGGCTGTGGTATGGGCCAGAACTTCGAGTATCTGGCTGACGCGGTCGGACCAACTGGAACGGTCGTCGGCGTCGATACCAGCCGCGAGATGGTTCGCCGTTCGCTTGAACGTGGCGGGACGCTCGACACCTCCGTTTCGGTCCTGCGAGCGGACGCGACCCGACTGCCAATCGAGGACGGGCAGTTCGACGCCGTTTGTGCCACTCTCTCGTTGAGCGCGATAGCCGATGCGGTTGACGTGGTGCGAGACGTCTATCGCGTTCTCCGGCCGGGTGGGCGGCTCGTAGTTCTCGATACTAGGTCGTTCCGAACCGCACCCGGGCGGTGGCTGAACCCGTTCATCGAAGGTGTCTCGGCGGCCATCACTAACTGGTACCCTGACGCGGACATCGCCGACGCTATCGAGCAGACGTTCGACGATATCGCCGTTCGAACCTACCACGGAGGAACTGTCTACATCGCGGTCGGTCGGAAATCCGGTCCCTGA
- a CDS encoding DUF4396 domain-containing protein: protein MSTSTSVVGPAVLQSTGGLAGIAKQIERAFEPAREVLVPILSNPVVVGAWAVLVLACLGMLWWDLRSNNQPLPSMMKAVWTLVVAYSGPFGLGVYWYSGRTQIPNDSLWRRGFRSTSHCYSGCGAGEVVGITLAQGILALTVGWVAAVTFGFAYLFGYALTIGPLMQDGVGFKEATWDALLSETPSITIMEIFAIGTDLLLAAEAHMGDLLFWSALAFSLSIGFLVAWPVNVLLVEFGVKEGMSDPSEMREGAAAAD, encoded by the coding sequence ATGTCCACAAGCACTAGCGTCGTCGGACCCGCCGTGCTCCAATCGACCGGCGGGCTCGCGGGAATCGCCAAACAGATCGAGCGGGCGTTCGAACCGGCCCGCGAGGTACTCGTCCCGATTCTGTCGAACCCCGTCGTCGTCGGGGCATGGGCGGTCCTCGTCCTCGCCTGTCTCGGGATGCTGTGGTGGGACCTCCGGTCGAACAACCAGCCGCTGCCCTCGATGATGAAGGCCGTCTGGACGCTCGTGGTCGCCTACTCTGGACCGTTCGGACTCGGGGTGTACTGGTACTCCGGACGGACGCAGATTCCCAATGACTCGCTGTGGAGACGGGGCTTCCGCTCGACGAGCCACTGCTACTCGGGGTGTGGCGCGGGTGAAGTCGTCGGCATCACCCTCGCACAGGGGATCCTCGCACTCACCGTCGGCTGGGTCGCGGCCGTCACCTTCGGGTTCGCGTACCTCTTCGGGTACGCGCTCACCATCGGCCCGCTCATGCAGGACGGGGTGGGCTTCAAAGAGGCGACGTGGGACGCCCTCCTGAGTGAGACGCCCTCGATTACCATCATGGAAATCTTTGCCATCGGCACCGACCTCCTGCTGGCCGCCGAGGCGCACATGGGTGACCTCCTGTTCTGGTCGGCGCTCGCGTTCTCGCTGTCGATCGGCTTCCTCGTCGCCTGGCCGGTCAACGTCCTGCTCGTCGAGTTCGGCGTCAAGGAGGGCATGAGCGACCCCTCGGAGATGCGTGAGGGCGCAGCCGCCGCGGACTGA